The following proteins are encoded in a genomic region of Syntrophotaleaceae bacterium:
- a CDS encoding efflux transporter outer membrane subunit, with protein MMDRERQARRGRRRNYLSVQGFLGGLLVVFLVSGCAVGPDYARPETAVPQTWRQVSDPALVPDRTVARDWWTVFDDPLLNRLIAEAARDNLDLRRAVARVREARARLGVARGEYFPEADARGDLSRQRESENLLRADGSTETFHGVGLDASWEIDLFGRISRQVESARAEYQASEEDRGDVLVSLYAEVAFTYFDLRTFQARLAAAEGNIRSQQEILKLTRSRFRNGLATGLDVAQAEQVLSASQAEVPPLRIALTRSINTMGVLLGKLPGTLFEELSRPEDIPVPPQEVAVGVPANLLRQRPDIRRAERLLAAQTARIGVATADLYPRLSLNGTFAFESFDAGDLFQGSSRAFGFGPSVRWLMFDGGRVRSQIQVQDALAEQALYQYEQTVLVALNEAENALTQYLEQRHRLAALERSVEAARRSLRLATRLYKDGLVDFQNVLDAQRVVFDNESQLAAARGDTVINLVEVYRTLGGGWDPNGSTPEIAEIRKEEVSR; from the coding sequence ATGATGGATCGAGAGCGGCAGGCAAGGCGCGGGAGGCGACGGAACTATCTTTCAGTCCAGGGGTTTCTGGGCGGTTTGCTGGTTGTTTTTCTGGTGTCAGGATGCGCGGTCGGTCCCGACTATGCGCGGCCCGAAACAGCGGTTCCGCAAACCTGGCGGCAGGTGTCCGATCCGGCCCTGGTTCCTGACCGGACCGTGGCCCGCGACTGGTGGACGGTCTTTGATGATCCGCTGCTTAACCGGTTGATCGCCGAAGCCGCTAGGGACAATCTCGATCTGCGCCGGGCTGTGGCCCGCGTGCGGGAGGCCCGGGCACGTCTCGGTGTCGCCAGGGGCGAGTATTTCCCCGAAGCCGATGCCCGGGGCGACTTATCCCGACAGCGCGAGAGCGAAAATCTTCTGAGGGCGGACGGATCGACGGAAACTTTTCACGGTGTCGGCCTGGATGCCTCCTGGGAGATCGATTTGTTCGGGCGTATCAGCCGGCAGGTGGAGTCTGCCAGAGCGGAATATCAGGCCAGCGAGGAGGACCGGGGCGATGTGCTGGTGTCTCTCTATGCCGAGGTGGCGTTCACCTATTTCGACCTCCGCACCTTTCAAGCCCGCCTGGCTGCGGCCGAGGGCAATATCCGATCCCAGCAGGAGATCCTGAAGCTGACCCGGTCCCGTTTCCGCAACGGACTGGCCACCGGTCTCGATGTGGCCCAGGCCGAGCAGGTGCTGTCCGCCTCCCAGGCCGAGGTGCCCCCTTTGCGCATCGCCCTGACCCGCTCCATCAATACCATGGGTGTACTTCTGGGCAAGCTCCCGGGAACCCTGTTCGAGGAATTGAGCCGTCCGGAGGACATTCCGGTTCCGCCGCAAGAGGTTGCCGTGGGCGTGCCGGCCAACCTGCTGCGGCAGCGGCCCGACATCCGCCGCGCCGAACGGTTGCTCGCCGCTCAGACCGCCCGCATCGGCGTGGCCACTGCCGACCTGTATCCCCGTCTGTCCCTGAATGGAACCTTCGCCTTTGAATCCTTTGACGCCGGCGATCTGTTTCAGGGGTCCAGCAGGGCCTTCGGTTTCGGGCCTTCGGTGCGTTGGCTGATGTTCGACGGCGGCCGGGTGCGCAGTCAGATCCAGGTTCAGGACGCCCTCGCCGAGCAGGCTCTCTACCAGTACGAGCAGACCGTGCTCGTGGCCCTCAACGAGGCTGAAAACGCGCTGACGCAATACCTCGAGCAGCGCCACCGCCTGGCCGCCCTGGAGCGCTCGGTGGAGGCGGCCCGGCGCTCCCTGCGGCTGGCCACCCGATTGTACAAGGACGGCCTGGTCGATTTTCAGAATGTCCTCGATGCTCAGCGGGTGGTGTTCGACAACGAGAGCCAGCTGGCTGCAGCCCGGGGCGATACCGTAATCAATCTGGTAGAAGTCTATCGCACCCTGGGCGGTGGCTGGGACCCGAATGGTTCGACCCCCGAAATTGCCGAAATCCGAAAAGAGGAGGTTTCCCGATGA
- a CDS encoding efflux RND transporter periplasmic adaptor subunit, with amino-acid sequence MNRLLLPLLLLVLLSGCRDQNAFVAPPPPTVTVAPPVQKPVTFYARYTGQTEAVESVEIRARVEGYLESIHFRDADLVKKGDLLFEIDPRPYQARLDEATALLATRRAELHLAESTLQRKESALQDQAVSEVEVLEARAIRDQALAAIEAAKAAIETARLDLSYTRIFAPINGRIGRRLVDVGNLVGAAEKTLLATIVNVEPSYVYFNVNERDLLKFRNGDSAKPNPTNGNGKTPVFLGLSNDVGYPWEGRVDFTDNRVDPETGTIQVRGVFPNKDGALLPGLFARVQIPTGTAENALLVPERALGIDQQGYYLLSVDKTDTVEYRPVKVGPQVDDLRVIESGISASDRVIVNGLQRARPGITVNPIAPEKAAASAQTKAPQAG; translated from the coding sequence ATGAATCGTCTGCTGCTTCCGCTCCTGCTGCTTGTCCTGCTTTCCGGATGTCGGGACCAGAACGCCTTCGTGGCGCCGCCTCCGCCGACGGTGACCGTCGCGCCGCCGGTTCAAAAACCCGTCACCTTTTATGCCCGGTATACGGGTCAGACCGAGGCGGTGGAATCGGTGGAGATCCGGGCCCGGGTGGAAGGCTATCTGGAGAGCATCCATTTCAGGGATGCCGATCTGGTCAAAAAGGGGGACCTGCTGTTCGAGATCGATCCCCGGCCCTATCAGGCCCGGTTGGATGAAGCGACCGCCCTACTGGCGACCCGGCGGGCGGAACTGCACCTGGCCGAGTCGACCCTTCAGCGCAAGGAGAGCGCCCTGCAGGACCAGGCCGTCAGCGAAGTCGAGGTGCTCGAGGCGAGAGCCATTCGCGATCAGGCGCTGGCCGCTATCGAGGCGGCCAAGGCGGCCATCGAGACCGCCCGGCTCGACCTGTCCTATACCCGGATCTTCGCCCCGATCAACGGCCGTATCGGACGGCGGCTGGTGGATGTCGGCAACCTGGTGGGCGCCGCAGAGAAAACCCTGCTGGCGACCATCGTCAATGTCGAGCCCAGCTACGTCTACTTCAATGTCAATGAGCGGGACCTTCTGAAATTCAGGAATGGCGATTCCGCCAAACCGAACCCGACCAACGGCAACGGCAAGACGCCGGTTTTCCTCGGCCTGTCGAACGATGTCGGCTATCCCTGGGAGGGCCGGGTCGATTTCACCGACAACCGGGTGGATCCTGAAACCGGCACCATTCAGGTCCGCGGCGTCTTCCCGAATAAGGACGGTGCTCTGCTGCCGGGACTGTTCGCCCGCGTGCAGATCCCCACAGGCACGGCAGAAAATGCCCTGCTGGTGCCGGAACGGGCGCTGGGCATCGATCAGCAGGGCTACTATCTTTTGTCGGTCGACAAGACCGATACCGTCGAGTATCGGCCGGTCAAGGTGGGGCCCCAGGTCGACGATCTGCGGGTGATCGAATCGGGCATTTCGGCCTCGGACCGGGTTATCGTCAACGGTCTGCAACGGGCGCGTCCGGGCATCACGGTCAATCCCATCGCGCCTGAGAAGGCCGCTGCCTCCGCCCAAACCAAGGCACCTCAGGCCGGATAA
- a CDS encoding TetR family transcriptional regulator: MARKTREETEQTRLGILHSALELFHEKGYSRTTLEQIARRAGVTRGAIYWHFKDKVDLFLGLKDEIEQSAGIRLEDLLLWPVESLDDLRQGALRLFRHIEGSEQFRRYFEIVLYRAEFTEELQPLLLKYRDKLQRLQQRDQENMTRLQRAGKVRVEVDCARAALGFRCLFVGILDNWFMDTGLFPLVDEGGGLLKDYLDGLLP, encoded by the coding sequence ATGGCGCGTAAAACCCGGGAAGAAACCGAACAGACCCGTCTCGGAATTCTCCACTCCGCCCTGGAGCTGTTTCACGAAAAGGGCTACTCCCGAACCACCCTGGAACAGATCGCCCGCAGGGCGGGTGTGACCCGGGGCGCCATCTACTGGCATTTCAAGGACAAGGTGGACCTGTTTCTGGGGCTGAAGGATGAAATCGAGCAGTCGGCCGGAATTCGGCTGGAGGACCTGCTGCTCTGGCCGGTCGAATCACTGGACGATCTGCGGCAGGGAGCCCTGCGGCTGTTTCGCCATATCGAGGGGAGCGAGCAGTTTCGGCGCTATTTCGAAATCGTGCTCTACCGCGCCGAATTCACGGAGGAACTGCAGCCGCTGTTGCTGAAGTACCGAGACAAGCTGCAGCGCCTGCAGCAGAGGGACCAGGAGAATATGACCCGTCTGCAGCGAGCCGGAAAGGTGCGTGTTGAAGTCGATTGCGCCCGGGCCGCTCTGGGATTTCGCTGCCTGTTCGTGGGGATTCTGGACAACTGGTTCATGGACACGGGATTGTTCCCGCTGGTGGACGAGGGCGGTGGGTTGCTGAAGGATTATCTGGACGGCCTGTTGCCCTGA
- a CDS encoding multidrug efflux RND transporter permease subunit — translation MFSRFFINRPIFACVISIVIVIAGLVAVRTLPIAQYPEISPPTVQVTANYPGANATVLAETVAQPIEEQVNGVEGMLYMSSTCSNSGTYSLTVTFEVGTDLDMAAVLVQNRVAIAEPSLPEEVKRLGISTKKQSTNILLIASLFSPDERYDTLYLSNYASLRIKDELARIDGVGDVRIFGARDYSMRIWLDPERLKARNLTTGDVVSALREQNVQVAAGMIGQDPIPAGQQFRYTVTTLGRLQTAEQFGEIIVKTAEGGRLTRVRDIARIELGARDYGDSSQFNGKPAVALGIYQLPGANALDVAFKVHDRMKELSKNFPEGMQYHVPFDTTNFVDKAIAEVVETLLVAVVLVFLTIFIFLQDWRATLIPALTIPVSLIGTFAVMASLGVSINLLSLFGIVLAIGIVVDDAIVVVENAARNVDELGLSPKEATIRAMNEVTGPVIATTLVLLAVFVPTAFLGGITGQLYRQFALTIATATVFSSINALTLSPALCAILLRPTRVSHRGIFRLFNWTFDKTRNIYARGLGVLVRRTVLSLVLFAVVAGAAFWGFVSLPTGFVPAEDQGYAFVSIQLPDAASIERTSEVVEELNRRLAGMEGIGNWVSIVGFSLVDMASSSNMATLWVVFDPWEKRTAPHLSQEALIGRMWQEFGQIQDAQIFPFVPPAIRGLGFAGGFLMELQDRAGVGMDSLQQVAQEVIQDANSQSKLQRVYTTFRATVPQLYADVDRTQAKTLDIPLTGIFDTLQASLGSVYVNDFNRFGRTYQVKVQADSAFRSTPEDIRRLEVRNGRGQMIPLGSVVSVREAVGPQLVKRYNMYPSATINGQAAPGHSSGEALALMENLAATRLPKSFGFEWTGMSYQEKTTSNQALFIFALAVVFVYLVLCAQYESWSIPLAVILSVPLALLGTVAAAMMRGMDVNVYTQIGIVLLIALASKTSILIVEFAKALREDGMSIRDAALEAARLRFRPILMTALTFILGVLPLMIASGAGAASRQALGTAVFGGMTAATLLLVFFVPVFYLLIQGASEKLRAKWLDRKGHLE, via the coding sequence ATGTTCAGCCGTTTCTTCATCAATCGACCGATCTTCGCCTGCGTCATCTCCATCGTCATCGTCATCGCCGGTCTTGTGGCGGTGCGTACCCTGCCGATTGCCCAGTATCCGGAGATTTCCCCGCCCACGGTACAGGTCACCGCCAACTATCCCGGCGCCAACGCCACCGTACTGGCGGAGACCGTGGCCCAGCCCATCGAGGAGCAGGTCAACGGGGTGGAGGGGATGCTCTACATGTCCAGCACCTGCTCCAACAGCGGCACCTACTCCCTGACCGTGACCTTCGAGGTCGGCACCGATCTCGACATGGCCGCCGTGCTGGTGCAGAACCGCGTGGCCATCGCCGAACCGAGCCTGCCCGAAGAGGTCAAGCGCCTCGGCATCTCCACCAAGAAGCAGTCCACCAACATTCTGCTGATCGCCTCGCTGTTTTCGCCGGACGAGCGGTACGACACCCTGTACCTGAGCAATTACGCCAGTCTCCGGATCAAGGACGAACTGGCCCGCATCGACGGGGTCGGCGACGTACGCATCTTCGGCGCCCGTGATTACAGCATGCGCATCTGGCTCGATCCGGAACGGCTCAAGGCGCGGAATCTGACCACCGGCGACGTTGTTTCGGCCCTGCGGGAGCAGAACGTGCAGGTCGCGGCCGGCATGATCGGCCAGGATCCGATCCCGGCGGGGCAGCAGTTCCGCTACACCGTCACCACCCTCGGCCGCCTGCAGACCGCCGAGCAGTTCGGCGAGATCATCGTCAAGACCGCCGAAGGGGGCCGCCTGACCCGGGTCCGCGATATCGCCCGCATCGAGCTGGGCGCCCGGGACTACGGCGACAGCTCCCAGTTCAACGGCAAGCCGGCCGTGGCCCTGGGGATCTATCAACTGCCCGGCGCCAATGCCCTTGACGTCGCCTTCAAGGTCCACGACCGGATGAAGGAACTGTCCAAAAACTTCCCGGAGGGGATGCAGTACCATGTGCCTTTCGATACCACCAACTTCGTCGACAAGGCCATCGCCGAGGTGGTGGAAACCCTGCTGGTGGCGGTCGTCCTGGTCTTTCTGACCATCTTCATCTTCCTGCAGGACTGGCGGGCGACCCTGATACCCGCCCTGACCATCCCGGTCTCCCTGATCGGTACCTTTGCCGTCATGGCTTCCCTCGGGGTCAGTATCAACCTGCTGTCCCTGTTCGGGATCGTGCTCGCCATCGGCATCGTGGTCGACGACGCCATCGTGGTGGTGGAAAACGCCGCCCGCAATGTGGATGAACTGGGGCTCTCGCCGAAAGAGGCGACCATCCGGGCCATGAACGAGGTCACCGGGCCGGTCATCGCCACCACTTTGGTTCTGCTGGCGGTCTTCGTGCCCACCGCCTTTCTCGGCGGCATTACCGGCCAGCTCTATCGCCAGTTCGCACTGACCATCGCCACCGCCACGGTGTTCAGTTCCATCAACGCCCTGACCCTCAGCCCCGCTTTATGTGCGATTCTGCTGCGGCCGACCAGGGTCAGCCACCGCGGGATCTTCCGACTCTTCAACTGGACCTTCGACAAGACCCGGAATATTTACGCGCGAGGGTTGGGTGTGCTGGTGCGAAGAACCGTCCTGTCCCTGGTGCTGTTCGCGGTGGTGGCCGGCGCCGCCTTCTGGGGATTTGTGAGTCTGCCCACCGGGTTCGTGCCCGCCGAAGACCAGGGCTATGCCTTCGTCAGCATTCAGCTGCCCGATGCCGCCTCCATTGAGCGCACCTCCGAGGTGGTGGAGGAACTCAATCGCCGACTGGCCGGCATGGAGGGGATCGGCAACTGGGTGTCCATCGTCGGATTTTCCCTGGTCGACATGGCTTCCAGTTCCAACATGGCGACCCTGTGGGTGGTGTTCGACCCCTGGGAGAAGCGCACCGCACCCCATCTCAGCCAGGAGGCGCTGATCGGAAGGATGTGGCAGGAGTTCGGCCAGATCCAGGACGCGCAGATCTTTCCTTTCGTACCCCCGGCCATCCGCGGGCTCGGTTTTGCCGGGGGCTTCCTGATGGAGTTGCAGGATCGCGCCGGCGTCGGCATGGACAGCCTGCAGCAGGTGGCCCAGGAGGTGATCCAGGACGCCAATTCCCAATCGAAGCTGCAGCGGGTCTACACCACGTTCCGGGCCACGGTTCCTCAGCTCTATGCCGATGTCGACCGCACCCAGGCCAAGACTCTGGACATCCCCCTCACCGGAATTTTCGATACCCTGCAGGCCAGTCTCGGATCGGTCTACGTCAACGATTTCAACAGGTTCGGCCGGACCTACCAGGTCAAGGTGCAGGCCGACAGCGCCTTTCGCAGCACGCCGGAGGACATCCGACGGCTCGAGGTGCGCAATGGCCGCGGCCAGATGATCCCCCTGGGATCGGTGGTTTCGGTCCGCGAGGCGGTGGGGCCGCAGCTCGTCAAGCGTTACAACATGTACCCTTCGGCCACCATCAACGGCCAGGCCGCCCCGGGGCACAGTTCCGGCGAGGCTCTGGCCCTGATGGAAAATCTTGCGGCGACCAGGCTGCCGAAGTCCTTCGGGTTCGAGTGGACCGGCATGTCCTATCAGGAAAAGACGACATCCAATCAGGCGCTGTTCATCTTCGCCCTGGCTGTGGTTTTCGTCTACCTGGTCCTCTGCGCCCAGTACGAAAGCTGGTCGATTCCCCTGGCGGTCATTCTGTCCGTGCCCCTGGCCCTGCTCGGGACGGTCGCGGCCGCGATGATGCGGGGCATGGATGTCAATGTGTATACCCAGATCGGCATCGTTCTGCTGATCGCCCTGGCCTCGAAAACCTCGATCCTGATCGTGGAATTCGCCAAGGCTTTGCGGGAGGACGGGATGAGCATCCGCGACGCCGCTCTGGAGGCGGCCCGGCTCCGCTTCCGCCCGATCCTGATGACCGCCCTGACCTTCATCCTCGGCGTGCTGCCGCTGATGATCGCATCGGGAGCCGGGGCCGCCAGCCGGCAGGCGCTGGGCACCGCCGTCTTCGGCGGCATGACCGCGGCCACACTGCTGCTGGTGTTTTTCGTGCCGGTCTTCTATCTGCTGATCCAGGGCGCCAGCGAAAAGCTGAGGGCGAAATGGTTGGACAGAAAAGGGCATCTGGAATAG
- a CDS encoding PilZ domain-containing protein has translation MNQDSGQGTSQKRKNLRAPMIALNIIAEDGNRTFFGYIKNISRGGLFIASVNPRELGSRFNLEISLPQPINRTVQTHVEVVWTRRFSPKSPYEPGMGLRFLDMPEDVALLIDEWVREQNG, from the coding sequence ATGAACCAGGATTCGGGACAGGGAACCAGCCAGAAGCGAAAAAATCTGCGGGCGCCGATGATTGCCCTGAACATCATCGCCGAGGACGGCAACCGGACCTTTTTCGGATATATCAAGAACATCAGCCGCGGCGGCCTGTTCATCGCCTCGGTCAATCCCCGCGAACTGGGCAGCCGGTTCAACCTGGAAATTTCCCTTCCCCAGCCGATCAATCGTACCGTGCAGACCCATGTCGAAGTGGTCTGGACCCGCCGGTTCAGCCCCAAATCGCCCTACGAACCCGGCATGGGCCTCCGCTTTCTCGACATGCCCGAAGATGTCGCCCTGCTCATCGACGAGTGGGTCAGGGAGCAGAATGGCTAA